The following proteins are encoded in a genomic region of Dyadobacter sp. UC 10:
- a CDS encoding TetR/AcrR family transcriptional regulator, which yields MEYNAKQVQIIEVAERLFAKKGFAGTSVRDIAQEADVNVSMISYYFGSKEKLIEALFQLRMAESRSRLEMLLTDGELSPMQKINMLIDSVIDRLMGNQCFHNIMMREALTSERNAAISEHIMNLKLSNVALMQRLIQEGQEAGVFRDDIDMSLMSTTLYGTVNYAIATQDFYKKINNLESMNQEEFQKYLKRKLSQHLKSLFKSTVTNEHHNHN from the coding sequence ATGGAATACAACGCAAAACAAGTACAGATTATAGAGGTGGCCGAACGACTTTTTGCAAAGAAGGGTTTCGCCGGGACCTCCGTACGTGACATTGCCCAGGAAGCGGACGTGAACGTGTCGATGATCTCCTATTATTTCGGGTCAAAGGAAAAACTGATCGAGGCACTGTTCCAGCTGAGAATGGCAGAGTCCAGAAGCCGGCTTGAAATGCTGCTCACCGACGGAGAACTGAGTCCAATGCAAAAGATCAATATGCTGATTGATAGTGTAATAGATCGATTGATGGGGAATCAGTGCTTTCATAATATCATGATGCGGGAAGCACTTACTTCCGAGCGAAATGCTGCGATTTCTGAACATATCATGAATCTGAAACTAAGTAATGTAGCGCTCATGCAGCGACTCATTCAGGAAGGCCAGGAGGCTGGTGTCTTCCGCGATGACATTGATATGAGCCTGATGAGCACCACACTTTACGGGACAGTCAATTACGCTATTGCTACCCAGGACTTTTACAAGAAAATCAACAACCTGGAATCGATGAACCAGGAGGAATTTCAGAAATACCTGAAACGCAAACTAAGCCAGCATTTAAAAAGCTTATTTAAATCGACAGTAACAAATGAACACCACAATCATAATTAG
- a CDS encoding TolC family protein, whose product MNTTIIIRRLVCVAGGIFLLAIHIQSIAQSARTITLEEAIEMSLESSKQLKLSQTNVDLAGLNIRQIKENQLPSLSISGSYLRVNTPDINLKIKPGGNDSTSSGAAPNVHQAMYGMASASVPIFSGFRFKYGLQSAHYLEEAAKLDAENDRDAVVQNTIAAYSNLYKAKKSLDLVAENLLRERQRVEEFTNRERNGMLARNDLMKAKLQESNVELALLDAENDLKVTTINMDLLLGLPENTPLLADSASFMVFKEEGNAGDWEQTALTNRKDVAANGIRQKAAHIDIKGAKSDFYPSIALTAGYVALNIPGVAVIPNAVNAGIGIRYDVASLWKSGSKIAKARTHAYQLKTNEEILVDRIHLEVNTAYYNYVLSKRKIDVYAKAVEQANENYRITKNKFDNSLVTTTELLDADVAQVQSKINYEAAKADAIVAFKRLEQTAGVIR is encoded by the coding sequence ATGAACACCACAATCATAATTAGGCGGTTGGTTTGTGTCGCGGGCGGAATATTCCTGCTCGCAATTCATATCCAATCGATTGCTCAGAGCGCACGCACGATTACCCTCGAAGAGGCAATTGAAATGAGCCTGGAGAGCAGCAAGCAGCTCAAATTGAGCCAGACAAATGTAGACCTGGCAGGCTTGAACATCCGTCAGATTAAAGAGAACCAGCTCCCCAGTCTGAGCATTTCGGGTTCATACCTGCGTGTTAATACACCTGATATTAATTTGAAAATAAAGCCGGGCGGAAACGACAGCACTTCTTCGGGCGCAGCCCCGAACGTGCACCAGGCGATGTACGGAATGGCGAGTGCGTCCGTGCCAATCTTTTCCGGTTTCAGATTTAAATATGGGCTGCAATCCGCGCATTACCTGGAAGAAGCTGCGAAACTGGATGCTGAAAATGACCGGGATGCGGTGGTTCAGAATACAATTGCTGCTTACAGTAATCTGTATAAAGCGAAAAAATCACTCGATCTGGTTGCGGAAAACCTGTTGCGTGAACGCCAGCGCGTGGAAGAATTTACCAACCGTGAAAGGAATGGTATGCTGGCAAGAAACGATCTGATGAAAGCAAAGTTGCAGGAATCCAACGTAGAGCTGGCTTTGCTCGATGCGGAAAACGACCTGAAAGTTACCACCATCAATATGGACCTGCTGCTGGGTTTACCGGAAAATACCCCGCTGCTTGCCGATTCAGCCAGTTTCATGGTATTTAAAGAAGAGGGGAATGCAGGCGACTGGGAACAAACTGCATTGACAAACAGAAAGGATGTTGCAGCAAACGGTATCCGCCAGAAAGCTGCCCATATCGACATCAAAGGTGCCAAATCAGATTTTTACCCGAGTATAGCCCTCACAGCTGGTTATGTGGCGCTGAATATTCCCGGTGTAGCAGTGATTCCAAATGCAGTTAATGCGGGAATTGGTATCAGATATGACGTAGCATCACTCTGGAAATCAGGCTCGAAAATTGCCAAGGCACGGACTCACGCTTACCAACTGAAAACCAATGAAGAAATCCTGGTCGACCGGATCCATCTCGAAGTTAATACTGCTTACTATAATTATGTTTTGAGCAAAAGGAAAATAGATGTGTATGCCAAAGCAGTAGAGCAAGCAAACGAAAACTATCGCATCACGAAAAATAAATTCGATAACAGCCTCGTAACCACCACCGAACTCCTCGATGCAGATGTAGCCCAGGTTCAATCCAAAATCAACTACGAAGCCGCAAAAGCTGACGCAATTGTAGCTTTCAAGCGATTGGAACAAACTGCGGGGGTAATACGGTAG
- a CDS encoding HlyD family secretion protein → METVPEKKNNRFIIILAVLIIAGGTWGFTKYNHGLHHEETDDAQVDANISPVIPRISGYVTEIKVKDNQEVKKGDTLIVLDNRDQLIRLEQAKAALAGSEGSLVVANATTSASQASGITYEANVSIVEAQIEEAKVNVWRANQDFARYENLIKDHSITQQEFEQASATKQRAERQLAVLVAQKNAAERQARAAGKQTSATSRQTTVANANIKARQAEIANAELNLSYTVITAPTDGRVSKVNAQPGQFLQAGQSLFSIISATEPWVVANFKETQLTKMKLGQKVLIHVDAYPEHQFEAKVASFSPATGARFALLPPDNASGNFVKVVQRLPVRIEFTKADDALIAQLRPGMNVLVDVELN, encoded by the coding sequence ATGGAAACCGTACCTGAGAAGAAAAACAATAGGTTTATAATCATCCTGGCCGTGTTGATCATTGCCGGCGGGACCTGGGGATTTACGAAATATAACCACGGACTGCACCATGAAGAAACAGACGATGCGCAGGTAGACGCTAACATCAGCCCTGTAATTCCGAGAATCTCGGGTTATGTTACAGAGATCAAAGTGAAAGATAACCAGGAAGTTAAGAAAGGGGATACGCTTATTGTGCTGGATAACCGCGATCAGCTGATCAGGTTGGAGCAGGCAAAAGCTGCACTGGCAGGATCTGAGGGAAGTTTGGTGGTAGCAAATGCGACAACCAGTGCCTCGCAGGCAAGCGGTATTACTTATGAGGCGAATGTGTCTATTGTGGAAGCGCAGATCGAGGAAGCGAAAGTCAATGTATGGAGGGCAAATCAGGATTTCGCCAGATATGAAAACCTGATCAAGGATCATTCGATCACGCAGCAGGAATTCGAACAGGCTTCTGCTACCAAACAAAGGGCGGAACGCCAGCTGGCTGTATTGGTGGCCCAAAAGAATGCTGCGGAACGTCAGGCCAGGGCAGCAGGAAAGCAAACAAGCGCAACTTCGCGCCAGACTACGGTTGCAAATGCCAATATAAAAGCCCGCCAGGCAGAAATCGCGAACGCGGAACTGAACTTGTCATACACCGTCATCACGGCGCCCACCGACGGTCGTGTTTCCAAAGTGAATGCACAGCCTGGTCAGTTTTTGCAGGCAGGACAATCTCTTTTCAGCATTATATCAGCCACAGAACCGTGGGTAGTAGCGAATTTCAAAGAAACGCAGCTTACTAAAATGAAGCTTGGGCAGAAAGTATTAATCCACGTCGACGCCTATCCTGAGCATCAATTTGAAGCGAAAGTTGCTTCATTCTCTCCTGCAACAGGCGCCCGTTTCGCATTGCTTCCTCCTGACAATGCGAGTGGTAACTTCGTAAAAGTAGTTCAGCGACTGCCGGTTAGGATTGAATTTACAAAGGCCGATGATGCGCTTATCGCACAATTGCGTCCGGGCATGAACGTGCTCGTGGACGTGGAGCTGAACTAG
- a CDS encoding DHA2 family efflux MFS transporter permease subunit, with protein sequence MELQESLVEYGYRRIIITITAVLCALLEIVDTTIVNVALNDMRGNLGGTLSEVSWVITAYAIGNVIIVPMTSWLSQQFGRRNYFAASIIIFTVASFLCGNANNIWELVFFRLIQGFGGGALLVTAQTLITESYPPEKRGIAQAIYGLGVIVGPTLGPPLGGYIVDNYSWPYIFYINIPLGIIAAMLTLQFVRSPRFSEKKSSSEIDWWGIVFLAVAVGSLQYVLEKGQEEDWFNDEIITILSITTVFSFFFFIWRELTYKNPIVNLRVLSNGNLRVGTILSFILGFGLYGSTFIIPLYTQATLGWTATQSGMLMVPAAIVTAMMMPIVGQLLQRGVKQQYLVAIGMVFFFIYSYWGYLVLTPDTGSDAFFNMLIVRGIGLGLLFVPITTLALSTLKGREIGEGAAFTGMMRQLGGSFGVAVITTFIARQNMLHRNDLVSKLDINNPAVQQRVEGLQHSFMAKGLSSDVALKSGYKLLDFTVSKQAQVMSYMDVFLYLGVLFLICVPFVLWTKSGKGKVDTSAVH encoded by the coding sequence ATGGAATTACAGGAATCACTCGTAGAATACGGGTATAGAAGGATCATTATCACGATTACCGCCGTGCTTTGCGCGTTGCTGGAAATCGTGGATACGACGATCGTCAACGTTGCCCTGAACGATATGCGGGGGAACCTGGGCGGCACATTATCGGAAGTGAGCTGGGTAATTACGGCATATGCGATCGGTAATGTGATCATTGTGCCGATGACGAGCTGGCTATCTCAGCAATTCGGAAGGAGGAATTATTTTGCGGCTTCCATTATCATATTTACCGTCGCGTCATTTCTCTGTGGTAATGCTAATAATATCTGGGAACTGGTATTTTTCCGGTTGATCCAGGGATTCGGCGGCGGGGCTTTGCTGGTCACCGCGCAAACTCTGATCACCGAAAGTTACCCGCCCGAGAAACGCGGAATTGCGCAGGCGATCTACGGATTAGGCGTCATTGTAGGGCCGACATTAGGCCCTCCGCTGGGCGGCTATATTGTCGACAATTACAGCTGGCCTTACATTTTTTATATTAATATCCCACTCGGAATCATTGCAGCCATGCTGACGCTGCAATTCGTAAGAAGCCCCAGGTTTTCTGAGAAAAAAAGCAGCAGTGAAATTGACTGGTGGGGTATTGTGTTCCTTGCGGTCGCAGTGGGTTCTTTGCAATATGTTTTGGAAAAAGGACAGGAAGAAGATTGGTTTAATGATGAGATCATTACCATCCTGTCGATCACCACTGTTTTCTCCTTCTTCTTTTTCATCTGGCGGGAGCTTACCTATAAAAACCCGATTGTTAACCTGCGGGTTTTATCGAACGGAAACCTGCGCGTCGGGACGATACTGTCATTTATCTTGGGTTTCGGTTTGTACGGTTCGACATTCATTATCCCGCTCTACACGCAGGCTACGTTAGGCTGGACAGCGACACAATCGGGGATGCTGATGGTACCCGCCGCGATCGTCACCGCAATGATGATGCCGATCGTAGGCCAGCTTTTGCAGCGAGGCGTAAAGCAGCAATACCTTGTGGCAATCGGCATGGTATTCTTTTTCATTTACAGTTACTGGGGCTACCTGGTACTGACGCCTGATACGGGCAGTGACGCTTTTTTTAATATGCTGATCGTGCGCGGAATAGGACTGGGGCTGTTGTTTGTACCGATTACAACTTTGGCATTATCGACTTTAAAAGGCCGTGAAATTGGGGAAGGAGCGGCATTTACCGGGATGATGCGTCAGCTGGGCGGATCATTCGGGGTTGCCGTGATCACCACGTTCATCGCCCGCCAGAACATGCTCCACCGGAATGATCTGGTAAGTAAACTGGATATTAACAATCCGGCAGTACAGCAGCGCGTCGAAGGTTTGCAGCATTCATTTATGGCAAAGGGGCTTTCCTCCGATGTTGCTCTGAAAAGCGGCTATAAGCTCCTTGATTTTACGGTTTCGAAACAGGCGCAGGTAATGTCTTATATGGACGTTTTTCTATACCTGGGCGTTTTGTTCCTTATTTGTGTACCGTTTGTACTTTGGACCAAAAGCGGCAAAGGCAAGGTAGACACCTCGGCAGTGCATTAA
- a CDS encoding NFACT RNA binding domain-containing protein — protein sequence MHQNYHFLKQLAPALHDRLAGKYFIEAFSQEKDEIILVFADRAGEDELINPFFIKATLTSRFACLSFPDKFDRARRNSVNLFSDFENKPVALVRVFTNERAIKIQFSDDSALVLKLFGNRSNLLSFDSEGNVVQVFNNKLVPDKSLSLASFDREINQSFDAYIQNNLDHKALFPTFGKQVNAYLEQKLAGKKDAGERWSVIREVMQQLDASEFFLVKTDGEPALTLFETGELIQKFTDPIEALNAFYITYIRLSGLDREKAEWLRILRKRIQQTDNYLENTFAKLVELENAVRNDEIGNIIMANMHSIPERSEQVELFDFYRDAPIRIKLKKELSAQKNAENYYRKSKNEKIEIARLNDSLAFREKERAELAEHIENISQIAALRELRSYLKTHLLDGKKAETPVNDLFKRVDFLGYVILIGRNAKNNDILTKQFAGKEDLWLHAKDVTGSHVVVKNQAGKPFPAPVIERAAELAAFYSKRKNDSLCPVIYTPKKFVRKPKGLPDGAVVIDKESVVMVVAKGE from the coding sequence GTGCACCAGAATTATCATTTTTTAAAACAACTCGCTCCGGCTTTACATGACCGATTAGCCGGGAAATACTTTATCGAGGCATTCAGTCAGGAGAAGGACGAGATCATCCTGGTCTTTGCGGACAGGGCGGGAGAAGATGAGTTGATCAATCCGTTTTTTATTAAAGCGACGCTTACTTCCCGGTTTGCCTGTTTGAGCTTCCCGGATAAGTTTGACCGGGCGCGCAGGAATAGTGTTAACCTGTTCAGTGATTTTGAGAATAAACCGGTCGCTTTGGTGAGGGTCTTTACAAACGAGCGGGCTATCAAAATTCAGTTTTCTGATGACAGTGCATTGGTTTTAAAGTTGTTCGGCAACAGGTCGAATTTGCTTTCTTTTGATTCCGAAGGAAATGTTGTTCAGGTCTTTAACAATAAATTAGTCCCAGATAAGTCCTTGTCCCTCGCGTCGTTTGATCGTGAAATCAACCAGTCGTTTGATGCTTATATTCAAAATAACCTCGACCATAAAGCCCTTTTTCCCACTTTCGGCAAACAGGTTAATGCTTATCTGGAACAGAAATTAGCGGGCAAGAAGGATGCCGGGGAGCGTTGGAGTGTGATCCGGGAGGTTATGCAACAGCTGGATGCATCGGAGTTTTTTCTGGTAAAAACCGATGGGGAGCCGGCGCTGACATTATTTGAAACCGGCGAGCTGATACAAAAGTTTACAGACCCGATCGAGGCGCTCAATGCATTTTACATTACCTATATCCGCCTCAGCGGACTCGACCGCGAAAAGGCGGAGTGGTTGAGGATACTTCGAAAACGCATTCAGCAAACAGATAACTATCTCGAAAACACGTTTGCAAAACTGGTAGAGCTGGAAAATGCCGTCCGCAACGACGAGATCGGGAATATTATCATGGCCAATATGCATAGCATCCCCGAGCGGTCGGAACAGGTTGAGCTTTTTGACTTTTACCGGGATGCGCCGATCCGCATTAAGCTGAAAAAGGAACTTTCGGCACAAAAGAATGCGGAGAATTATTACCGTAAGTCGAAAAACGAGAAGATTGAGATTGCGCGCTTGAACGACAGTCTGGCTTTTCGGGAGAAAGAGCGGGCAGAACTGGCGGAACATATCGAAAACATTAGTCAGATCGCTGCCTTACGGGAGTTACGAAGCTATTTGAAAACACACCTTCTGGACGGAAAAAAGGCGGAGACACCTGTAAATGATCTGTTCAAACGGGTGGACTTCCTTGGCTATGTGATCCTGATTGGCAGAAATGCAAAGAATAATGATATTTTGACCAAACAATTTGCCGGAAAAGAAGATCTCTGGCTGCATGCAAAAGATGTAACCGGCTCGCACGTGGTAGTCAAAAATCAGGCTGGAAAACCGTTTCCCGCACCCGTTATCGAGCGCGCCGCCGAGCTGGCCGCCTTCTATTCCAAACGAAAAAATGACTCGCTTTGCCCCGTTATTTATACCCCTAAAAAATTTGTACGAAAACCGAAAGGGCTTCCGGACGGCGCAGTGGTAATTGATAAAGAATCAGTGGTAATGGTAGTAGCAAAAGGGGAATAA
- a CDS encoding penicillin-binding transpeptidase domain-containing protein, with translation MLENRRFVIIGFFSLVGLIYLLRLFYLQVLDETYSIESSSNSIKRVIEIPFRGQIYDRNGKLIVYNTPVYDLLVTPHKARVDDTLRFCQVLGIERRDFDSLMAAASAYSRYKPSLFLRQLSKEDFASIQDVMVDYSGFEFAKSSLRTYTAPTLANTLGYVSEITRSQLEKQEEPYYRQSDYIGQSGIEKIYENELRGKRGTKFVMQNVSGVYKGPWKNGELDTMAVAGENLYTGIDLAVQQYADSLMVNKVGSVVAIEPKTGKIISIVSAPTYDPNILASRYFSKNFAALVRNPYKPLFNRPVMASYRPGSTFKLIQALIGLQEGVITPGSGFTHANCPMGCHVHPATSTVALGVMHSCNPYFYNVFRRLIYKNNIKNTFRASAVGLDEWHDRMSKFGIGQRLGIDLPSEYKGNLPDKKYYDRFYGEYRWKFSNIYSLSIGEGELLITPLKMANVAAIIANRGYYYTPHVIHGIGDKKFVKPEYLVRHDSGVDPHNFDPVIEGMIGAVEGGTARRSKVEGITIAGKTGTSQNKKGDDSSIFIAFAPVEDPKIAIAVFVEYAGAGGSAAAPIANLVIEKYLTGKVTNKALEERMLKADFMSKVILPGQKKPIPVDTTKKKPATPEKPSAQNKPVAVNP, from the coding sequence ATGCTTGAAAATCGTCGCTTCGTTATTATTGGATTTTTCTCATTAGTAGGTTTAATATACTTATTGCGGCTCTTCTACTTACAGGTTCTTGACGAGACCTATTCCATCGAGTCGTCGAGCAATTCCATCAAACGTGTTATCGAGATACCTTTCCGCGGCCAGATCTATGACCGCAACGGAAAACTGATTGTTTATAATACCCCCGTTTACGACCTGTTGGTTACGCCTCACAAAGCCAGGGTCGACGATACGTTGCGTTTCTGTCAGGTTTTGGGGATTGAAAGGAGGGATTTCGATAGTTTAATGGCTGCGGCCAGTGCATATAGCCGGTATAAGCCCTCGCTTTTTTTACGACAACTGTCAAAAGAAGATTTTGCGTCTATACAGGACGTGATGGTCGATTATTCGGGTTTCGAATTTGCCAAAAGTTCATTGCGCACCTACACGGCACCTACACTGGCCAATACCCTGGGATATGTGAGCGAGATCACCAGATCGCAGCTTGAAAAGCAGGAAGAGCCCTATTACCGCCAAAGCGATTACATTGGTCAGAGTGGTATTGAGAAAATATACGAAAATGAACTGCGCGGGAAGCGGGGCACCAAGTTTGTCATGCAGAATGTCAGCGGGGTTTATAAAGGGCCCTGGAAAAACGGTGAGCTGGATACGATGGCAGTGGCCGGCGAAAATCTTTACACCGGAATAGATCTGGCAGTACAGCAATATGCAGATAGTCTGATGGTTAACAAAGTGGGAAGCGTGGTCGCGATCGAACCTAAGACGGGCAAGATCATCTCCATAGTTTCTGCGCCAACTTATGACCCTAATATCCTGGCGAGCAGGTATTTCTCCAAAAATTTCGCGGCACTTGTCAGAAATCCTTACAAACCGCTTTTCAACAGACCGGTCATGGCCAGTTACCGGCCAGGATCCACATTTAAGCTGATACAGGCACTGATTGGTTTGCAGGAGGGGGTTATTACGCCTGGAAGTGGATTCACGCATGCAAACTGTCCGATGGGCTGCCACGTTCATCCGGCTACCAGCACGGTTGCACTGGGGGTGATGCATTCCTGCAACCCGTATTTCTACAATGTTTTCCGCAGGCTTATTTATAAAAACAATATTAAGAATACGTTTAGGGCGTCCGCAGTCGGGCTGGACGAGTGGCACGACCGGATGAGCAAGTTTGGCATCGGCCAACGTCTGGGGATCGATCTTCCCAGCGAGTACAAGGGGAATTTGCCCGATAAAAAATACTATGACCGTTTTTATGGAGAGTATCGCTGGAAATTTTCCAATATCTATTCGCTGAGTATCGGAGAAGGGGAGTTGCTGATCACACCTTTAAAAATGGCAAACGTGGCGGCTATCATCGCGAACCGGGGCTACTACTATACGCCCCACGTGATCCACGGAATAGGAGACAAAAAGTTTGTCAAGCCTGAATACCTGGTGAGGCACGATAGCGGGGTAGACCCACATAATTTTGATCCGGTGATCGAGGGCATGATTGGTGCGGTGGAAGGAGGTACTGCGCGGAGATCGAAAGTGGAAGGGATCACGATTGCCGGGAAAACGGGTACGTCCCAGAATAAAAAAGGAGACGATAGTTCAATCTTTATTGCATTTGCGCCGGTAGAGGATCCAAAAATCGCCATAGCGGTATTTGTTGAATATGCAGGTGCAGGAGGTTCGGCCGCCGCGCCCATTGCCAACCTGGTAATCGAAAAGTACCTGACCGGAAAAGTGACCAACAAGGCGCTTGAAGAGCGAATGCTGAAAGCGGATTTTATGAGCAAAGTGATTCTGCCGGGACAGAAAAAACCAATTCCGGTCGATACTACCAAGAAAAAACCTGCAACTCCTGAAAAGCCTTCGGCCCAAAACAAGCCGGTCGCCGTCAATCCATAA
- the rodA gene encoding rod shape-determining protein RodA, whose translation MPENKPITKNVDWIVVLIYIACLAIGWVNIYAAVYNPEAQTSMFDFNNNAGKQLMWIGTAALLIVCILVIDYKFYETFSFIIYAVVIALLVIVLFAGSNINGSRSWIKLGAFSLQPAEFSKLAISLAISKYLSDPAISLTRKLKDYYPIMGIIALPAFLILLSNETGSMLVFASFAVVLYREGMPGFIPAIGMVMAALLIITLLFVKWYIAGAIIVIAGLAIWIMPVMTRRRGGLWATILISFVMIGIVFGVDFFMNNVLQKHQRGRIMVLLDPDSDPRGIGWNVIQSKIAIGSGGFAGKGFLQGTQTKFDFVPEQSTDFIFCTVGEEHGFIGAAVVVFLFVCLISRLVILAERQRSRFARVYGYCVAGILFFHFMINVGMTIGLMPVIGIPLPFFSYGGSSLWSFSILLFIFLKIDAQRPFTLSRG comes from the coding sequence ATGCCTGAAAATAAGCCTATTACGAAGAATGTAGACTGGATTGTGGTGCTGATCTACATTGCTTGCCTTGCTATTGGCTGGGTTAATATATATGCGGCCGTGTACAACCCGGAGGCGCAAACCAGCATGTTCGATTTTAATAACAATGCAGGGAAGCAGCTGATGTGGATTGGTACTGCGGCATTGCTGATCGTTTGTATCCTGGTGATCGATTACAAATTTTACGAAACATTCTCCTTCATTATTTACGCGGTGGTGATTGCATTGCTCGTAATAGTATTGTTTGCCGGCTCGAATATCAACGGATCGCGTTCCTGGATCAAGCTGGGGGCATTTTCATTGCAGCCCGCGGAATTCTCCAAACTGGCGATCAGTCTGGCGATCTCTAAATACCTGAGCGACCCGGCGATCAGTCTCACGCGAAAGCTCAAAGATTATTACCCGATCATGGGTATCATCGCATTACCTGCATTCCTAATTTTATTATCGAATGAAACGGGTTCGATGCTCGTCTTTGCGTCCTTCGCCGTGGTGCTATACCGGGAGGGGATGCCTGGTTTCATTCCTGCTATCGGCATGGTAATGGCCGCTTTGCTGATCATTACACTGCTTTTTGTCAAATGGTATATCGCCGGTGCGATCATCGTTATTGCAGGACTGGCGATCTGGATTATGCCGGTTATGACCCGCCGTCGGGGCGGTTTATGGGCGACGATCCTGATTTCGTTTGTGATGATCGGGATCGTTTTCGGGGTTGATTTTTTTATGAATAATGTATTGCAAAAACACCAGCGTGGCCGGATCATGGTACTCCTCGACCCGGATTCTGACCCGAGAGGTATTGGCTGGAACGTAATTCAATCCAAGATCGCGATCGGATCAGGTGGTTTTGCTGGAAAGGGTTTTTTGCAAGGTACCCAGACTAAATTTGACTTTGTCCCTGAGCAAAGTACCGACTTCATTTTCTGTACGGTAGGCGAGGAGCACGGGTTTATCGGTGCGGCAGTGGTAGTCTTTCTTTTTGTTTGTCTGATCTCAAGACTTGTCATTCTCGCAGAACGACAGCGAAGCCGCTTTGCGAGGGTTTACGGTTATTGTGTGGCGGGAATTCTCTTTTTCCACTTTATGATTAATGTCGGTATGACGATCGGTCTGATGCCGGTGATCGGGATTCCTTTGCCGTTTTTCAGCTACGGAGGTTCCTCACTCTGGTCCTTCTCGATTCTGCTGTTCATTTTCCTCAAAATCGATGCCCAGCGGCCGTTTACATTGTCCAGAGGTTAA
- a CDS encoding DUF423 domain-containing protein produces MKFMIQAGGILGALAVALGAFGAHALKGMLEASGRTDTFETAVKYQFYHALAMVLVGILMQRAGADAVKLLGWSGNAFAIGVIIFSGSLYAICFTGITKFGATAPIGGLALIVGWVLLILAAGKL; encoded by the coding sequence ATGAAATTCATGATACAGGCGGGCGGCATATTAGGTGCTTTGGCAGTAGCGCTCGGCGCTTTCGGCGCCCACGCTTTGAAGGGAATGCTGGAAGCTTCCGGCCGGACTGATACATTTGAAACAGCAGTTAAATACCAGTTTTATCACGCACTGGCCATGGTGCTCGTAGGTATATTAATGCAGCGCGCAGGTGCAGATGCGGTAAAACTACTCGGCTGGTCAGGTAATGCATTCGCGATCGGTGTGATCATATTTTCCGGATCCCTCTATGCGATCTGCTTCACAGGCATTACCAAGTTTGGCGCCACCGCACCCATCGGCGGACTGGCTTTGATTGTCGGCTGGGTATTGCTGATCCTGGCAGCTGGGAAATTGTGA